From one Chanodichthys erythropterus isolate Z2021 chromosome 3, ASM2448905v1, whole genome shotgun sequence genomic stretch:
- the socs3a gene encoding suppressor of cytokine signaling 3a, translating into MVTHSKFDNAMSSSLFDASMRLPSHRYKTFSSKLQYQMVQHAIRMLQESGFYWGSISGKEANHLLNSEPSGTFLVRDSSDNRHFFTLSVKTESGTKNLRMQCDNKSFFLQTDSKSMQSVPRFDCVLKLVHHYMPSARSALSIGNSRSAYYIYTGGEKIPLELLRPLPCTMSSLQHLCRKTVNGHIDVSGKKEQLPQQLKDFLQEYDAPI; encoded by the coding sequence ATGGTAACCCACAGCAAGTTTGACAACGCAATGAGCAGCAGCCTGTTCGACGCAAGCATGCGGCTGCCGTCTCACCGTTACAAAACTTTCAGCTCCAAGCTTCAGTACCAGATGGTGCAACATGCAATCAGGATGCTCCAGGAGAGCGGCTTCTACTGGGGCTCCATCAGCGGCAAAGAGGCCAACCACCTGTTGAACTCGGAGCCTAGCGGGACCTTTCTGGTCAGAGACAGTTCGGACAACCGACACTTCTTCACGCTCAGCGTGAAGACCGAGTCGGGCACCAAGAACCTGCGAATGCAGTGCGACAACAAGTCGTTTTTCCTACAAACGGACTCCAAGAGCATGCAGTCGGTGCCACGCTTCGACTGCGTGCTGAAGCTCGTCCATCACTACATGCCCTCGGCCAGAAGCGCTCTGTCTATTGGAAACTCTCGGAGCGCCTACTACATCTACACCGGGGGCGAGAAAATCCCCCTGGAGCTGTTGAGGCCCCTACCTTGCACAATGTCCTCCCTGCAGCATCTATGCAGGAAGACTGTGAATGGACATATAGATGTTTCTGGGAAAAAAGAGCAGTTGCCACAACAGCTCAAAGACTTCCTACAAGAGTACGATGCTCCCATTTAA